A region from the Streptosporangium sp. NBC_01756 genome encodes:
- the ilvN gene encoding acetolactate synthase small subunit yields the protein MSRHTLSVLVENKPGVLARVASLFSRRGFNIDSLAVGPTEHEDISRMTIVVNVEELPLEQVTKQLNKLVNVLKIVELDPAQAVQRELTLIKVRADADTRSSVLELVNLFRARCVDVASDAVTIEVTGTPDKLQAFIKLLEPFGIKELVQSGMVAIGRGARSITDRSLRALDRTA from the coding sequence ATGAGCAGGCACACGCTCTCCGTGCTGGTGGAGAACAAGCCCGGCGTGCTCGCGCGCGTCGCGTCGCTGTTCAGCCGCCGGGGGTTCAACATCGACTCCCTGGCGGTCGGGCCGACCGAGCACGAGGACATCTCGCGGATGACCATCGTGGTCAACGTCGAGGAGCTGCCGCTCGAACAGGTCACCAAGCAGCTCAACAAGCTGGTCAACGTGCTGAAGATCGTGGAGCTCGACCCGGCGCAGGCCGTGCAGCGCGAGCTCACACTGATCAAGGTGCGTGCCGACGCCGACACCCGCTCCAGCGTGCTGGAACTGGTCAACCTCTTCCGCGCGCGCTGCGTCGACGTCGCCTCTGACGCGGTGACCATAGAGGTCACCGGGACGCCGGACAAGCTGCAGGCCTTCATCAAGCTCCTGGAGCCGTTCGGCATCAAGGAGCTGGTCCAGTCGGGCATGGTGGCCATCGGCCGCGGCGCCCGTTCCATCACCGACCGTTCTCTCCGGGCCCTGGACCGGACTGCGTAA
- a CDS encoding CAP domain-containing protein, whose translation MRRPLGVLACLGSLAALSTPIATAQAATAPQSVCGVYAAAPHVTSTGKIQASAARLGCKDTALVRVRIKRAVAGPDPIVRSASKRGSNGRVTVALRCTPGVYYTVVTDYRGHSGTSKAARLSCSPTGTPSPAPTATAKPTATPTAKPTAAPTTPPPAGTVGTADENEVLRLVNAERAKGGCQPLKHDAQLRKAAYDHSADMAAQNYFSHTSKDGRSFMDRIRAAGFTGGSGWAENIAAGQATPAAVTNSWMNSPGHKANIMNCKFTLIGVGVAKGSQGYKIYWTQDFAAR comes from the coding sequence ATGCGTAGACCGCTAGGGGTACTCGCGTGCCTCGGGAGCCTGGCGGCGCTCAGCACGCCGATCGCCACGGCTCAGGCCGCGACAGCGCCCCAGAGCGTGTGCGGCGTGTACGCGGCCGCTCCCCACGTCACATCCACGGGTAAGATCCAGGCGTCCGCCGCCCGGCTCGGCTGCAAGGACACCGCCCTGGTCCGTGTCCGGATCAAGCGCGCCGTGGCCGGTCCCGACCCGATCGTCAGGAGCGCGTCCAAGAGAGGCAGCAACGGTCGGGTCACCGTCGCGCTGCGGTGCACGCCCGGCGTCTACTACACGGTCGTCACCGACTACCGCGGGCACTCCGGCACGTCCAAGGCGGCGCGACTGTCCTGTTCTCCCACCGGGACCCCCTCCCCCGCACCCACCGCGACGGCCAAACCCACGGCCACCCCCACGGCGAAGCCCACCGCCGCCCCCACCACACCCCCGCCCGCCGGCACGGTCGGCACGGCCGACGAGAACGAGGTCCTGCGGCTGGTCAACGCGGAGCGGGCGAAAGGCGGCTGCCAGCCCCTCAAGCACGACGCGCAGCTCCGCAAGGCCGCCTACGACCACTCGGCCGACATGGCCGCCCAGAACTACTTCAGCCACACCTCCAAGGACGGCCGCAGCTTCATGGACCGCATCCGGGCGGCCGGCTTCACCGGCGGGTCGGGCTGGGCGGAGAACATCGCCGCGGGACAGGCGACCCCGGCCGCCGTGACGAACTCCTGGATGAACAGCCCAGGTCACAAGGCCAACATCATGAACTGCAAGTTCACCCTCATCGGTGTCGGCGTGGCCAAGGGCTCCCAGGGCTACAAGATCTACTGGACCCAGGACTTCGCCGCCAGATAG
- the ilvC gene encoding ketol-acid reductoisomerase, which produces MFYDDQADLSIIQGRHVAVLGYGSQGHAHALSLRDSGVDVRVGLPEGSKSREKAEADGLRVLTPAEAVEEADLTMILAPDHIQRHLYAEHVAPNLVEGDALFFGHGLNIRYGLIEAPEGVDVAMVAPKGPGHLVRRQYTAGRGVPCLVAVEKDASGAAWDLALSYAKGIGGTRAGALKTTFTEETETDLFGEQAVLCGGVSELIKAGFETLIEAGYQPEVAYFECLHEMKLIVDLMYEGGVSKMYWSVSDTAEYGGYSRGPRIVTPETKKEMQRILAEIQSGEFAKELVDEFDSGQKKFTAYREELAEHPIEKTGAKLRPMMSWLK; this is translated from the coding sequence ATCTTCTACGACGACCAGGCCGACCTGTCGATCATCCAGGGCCGGCATGTGGCCGTCCTGGGATATGGAAGCCAGGGACACGCCCACGCGCTGTCGCTGCGTGACTCCGGCGTGGACGTCCGGGTGGGTCTGCCCGAAGGTTCCAAGAGCCGGGAGAAGGCCGAGGCCGACGGCCTGCGGGTGCTCACTCCCGCCGAGGCCGTCGAAGAGGCCGATCTGACGATGATCCTGGCGCCGGACCACATCCAGCGTCACCTCTACGCCGAGCACGTGGCCCCGAACCTCGTCGAGGGCGACGCCCTCTTCTTCGGCCACGGCCTCAACATCCGCTACGGCCTCATCGAGGCGCCCGAGGGCGTGGACGTGGCCATGGTCGCCCCCAAGGGCCCCGGTCACCTCGTCCGCCGCCAGTACACCGCGGGCCGCGGCGTGCCGTGTCTCGTCGCCGTCGAGAAGGACGCCAGCGGCGCGGCCTGGGACCTCGCGCTGTCCTACGCCAAGGGCATCGGCGGCACCCGCGCCGGCGCGCTGAAGACGACCTTCACCGAGGAGACCGAGACCGACCTCTTCGGTGAGCAGGCCGTACTCTGCGGTGGCGTGTCCGAGCTGATCAAGGCCGGGTTCGAGACCCTGATCGAGGCGGGCTACCAGCCCGAGGTCGCCTACTTCGAGTGCCTCCACGAGATGAAGCTGATCGTCGACCTGATGTACGAGGGCGGCGTCTCCAAGATGTACTGGTCGGTCTCCGACACCGCCGAGTACGGCGGCTACTCCCGTGGCCCGCGCATCGTGACGCCGGAGACCAAGAAGGAGATGCAGCGCATCCTCGCCGAGATCCAGTCCGGCGAGTTCGCCAAGGAGCTGGTGGACGAGTTCGACAGCGGCCAGAAGAAGTTCACCGCCTACCGCGAGGAGCTGGCCGAGCACCCGATCGAGAAGACCGGTGCCAAGCTGCGTCCGATGATGAGCTGGCTCAAGTAG
- the dacB gene encoding D-alanyl-D-alanine carboxypeptidase/D-alanyl-D-alanine endopeptidase, which yields MRSSRRTTISVSALLLVGLAWSSAPASALEPTSGVTDLVKDIDQILSDARLAPGRTGVVVKSAASGEKLYSQDPDKILTPASNAKLVTSAAAVDSLGLDYRFTTSVLSTGRRAGSVLTGNLYLKGTGDPTMLGADYDALAARVAASGIKVVTGKLAADDTWFDSVPLGTDWAWDDEPYYYSAQISALTASPDTDYDAGTVIVSVSPGDAAGKPVKVSTTPETGYLKFDNRATTGAETNVTIERQHSTNTVLITGTVAEKYDDWVTVDDPTGYAASLFRKALSKHGVRVLGTTAREAAPAGATTVASHDSMPLSELLIPFMKLSNNMHAEILTKAIGRKVSGAGTWSAGLAAVTSFGQANGMPALRMRDGSGLSRVDGLTPDGITNLLTALRAKPWFSTWYDALPIAGDPDRMVGGTLRSRMRGTPAAGNVHGKTGSLTGVTSLSGYVTSADNEPLVFSVMLNQFLSASPKDIEDKIAIRLAQFSRTAPADVATVQLRQVQQDSADVECSWLKPAEC from the coding sequence GTGCGGTCCTCGCGACGAACCACCATCTCCGTATCCGCCCTCCTGCTCGTCGGTCTCGCCTGGAGCTCGGCCCCGGCGAGCGCGCTCGAACCCACTTCCGGCGTCACCGACCTGGTCAAGGACATCGACCAGATCCTCAGCGACGCCCGGTTGGCCCCGGGCCGGACGGGGGTGGTGGTCAAGAGCGCCGCCTCCGGCGAGAAGCTCTACTCCCAGGATCCGGACAAGATCCTCACCCCCGCCTCCAACGCCAAGCTGGTGACCTCGGCCGCCGCGGTCGACTCCCTCGGCCTGGACTACCGTTTCACCACGAGCGTGCTGTCCACCGGTCGGCGCGCCGGCTCGGTCCTCACCGGGAACCTGTACCTCAAGGGCACCGGCGACCCGACCATGCTCGGCGCCGACTACGACGCGCTGGCCGCCCGGGTGGCCGCCTCGGGGATCAAGGTGGTCACCGGCAAGCTGGCCGCCGACGACACCTGGTTCGACTCGGTGCCCCTGGGCACCGACTGGGCCTGGGACGACGAGCCGTACTACTACTCGGCGCAGATCTCCGCGCTGACCGCCTCGCCCGACACCGACTACGACGCCGGGACCGTCATCGTCTCGGTCTCCCCCGGAGACGCCGCCGGCAAGCCCGTCAAGGTCTCCACCACCCCCGAGACCGGCTACCTGAAGTTCGACAACCGGGCGACGACCGGGGCCGAGACCAATGTGACGATCGAGCGGCAGCACAGCACCAACACCGTGCTGATCACCGGGACCGTCGCGGAGAAGTACGACGACTGGGTCACCGTCGACGACCCCACCGGATACGCCGCCTCGCTCTTCCGCAAGGCGCTGTCCAAGCACGGTGTGCGGGTGCTGGGCACCACGGCCCGCGAGGCCGCTCCGGCGGGGGCGACCACCGTGGCCTCGCACGATTCGATGCCGCTGAGCGAGCTGCTCATCCCGTTCATGAAGCTCAGCAACAACATGCACGCCGAGATCCTGACCAAGGCGATCGGCCGCAAGGTCTCCGGCGCGGGGACCTGGAGCGCCGGGCTCGCCGCCGTCACCTCCTTCGGCCAGGCCAACGGCATGCCGGCGCTGCGCATGCGGGACGGCTCCGGCCTGTCCCGGGTGGACGGCCTCACCCCCGATGGCATCACGAACCTGCTGACCGCGCTGCGCGCCAAGCCCTGGTTCTCCACCTGGTACGACGCGCTGCCGATCGCCGGCGACCCCGACCGGATGGTGGGCGGCACGCTGCGGAGCCGGATGCGCGGCACCCCCGCCGCCGGGAACGTCCACGGCAAGACCGGGTCGCTGACCGGCGTCACGTCCCTGTCCGGCTACGTGACCAGCGCGGACAACGAGCCCCTGGTCTTCTCCGTGATGCTCAACCAGTTCCTGTCCGCCTCCCCCAAGGACATCGAGGACAAGATCGCCATCCGGCTCGCCCAGTTCAGCCGGACCGCCCCCGCCGACGTCGCGACCGTCCAGCTCCGCCAGGTCCAGCAGGACTCCGCCGACGTCGAGTGCTCCTGGCTGAAGCCCGCCGAGTGCTGA
- a CDS encoding acetolactate synthase large subunit — protein sequence MTEQMTGAQALVRALEHVGVDTVFGIPGGAILPAYDPLYDSAKIRHVLVRHEQGAGHAAQGYAQATGRVGVCMATSGPGATNLVTPIADAYMDSVPIVAITGQVASDAIGTDAFQEADICGITMPITKHNFLVTDPDDIPRTIVEAFHIASTGRPGPVLVDIAKDTLQAKTTFQWPVVMQLPGYRPVTRPHSKQIREAAKLIADARRPVLYVGGGVHKAGAAAELLEFAELTGIPVVTTLMARGTFPDSHRQHLGMPGMHGSVPAVGALQRSDLIIGLGVRFDDRVTGQLSTFAPHAKIVHADIDPAEISKNRQADVPIVGDCKEVISELIAAVRNEGREGDYREWWTQLDAYRTTYPLGYEEFEDGSLAPQYVMERLGAIVGPDAVYTAGVGQHQMWAAQFIGYENPGSFINSGGAGTMGFALPAAMGAKMGRPDATVWAIDGDGCFQMTNQELATCTIEGVPIKVAVINNGNLGMVRQWQTLFYNQRYSNTNLQTVRRIPDFVKLAEAYGCVGLRCERPEDVDATIQKAMEINDVPVVIDFVVHQDAMVWPMVAAGTSNDEIKFARDMAPTWDGEDQL from the coding sequence ATGACCGAACAGATGACAGGTGCCCAGGCCCTCGTCAGAGCACTGGAGCACGTCGGGGTCGACACCGTGTTCGGGATCCCGGGCGGCGCGATTCTCCCCGCCTACGATCCTCTCTACGACTCGGCCAAGATCCGGCACGTGCTCGTACGGCACGAGCAGGGCGCCGGGCACGCGGCCCAGGGCTACGCGCAGGCCACGGGCCGGGTCGGGGTCTGCATGGCCACCAGCGGTCCGGGTGCGACCAACCTGGTCACCCCGATCGCCGACGCCTACATGGACTCGGTCCCGATCGTCGCGATCACCGGCCAGGTGGCCAGTGACGCCATCGGCACCGACGCGTTCCAGGAAGCCGACATCTGCGGCATCACCATGCCGATCACCAAGCACAACTTCCTGGTCACCGACCCGGACGACATCCCCAGGACGATCGTGGAGGCGTTCCACATCGCCTCGACCGGACGGCCGGGCCCGGTGCTGGTCGACATCGCCAAGGACACGCTCCAGGCGAAGACGACCTTCCAGTGGCCGGTCGTCATGCAGTTGCCGGGCTACCGTCCGGTGACCCGGCCGCACTCCAAGCAGATCCGGGAGGCGGCCAAGCTGATCGCCGATGCCAGGCGGCCCGTGCTCTACGTCGGCGGCGGCGTGCACAAGGCCGGGGCCGCGGCGGAGCTGCTGGAGTTCGCCGAGCTGACCGGCATCCCGGTGGTCACCACGCTGATGGCGCGCGGTACCTTCCCCGACAGCCACCGCCAGCATCTGGGCATGCCCGGCATGCACGGCTCGGTGCCGGCGGTCGGTGCGCTGCAGCGCAGCGATCTGATCATCGGGCTCGGCGTCCGTTTCGACGACCGCGTCACCGGGCAGCTCTCCACCTTCGCCCCGCATGCCAAGATCGTCCACGCGGACATCGACCCGGCGGAGATCTCCAAGAACCGGCAGGCCGACGTCCCGATCGTGGGCGACTGCAAGGAGGTCATCTCCGAGCTGATCGCCGCGGTGCGCAACGAGGGCCGCGAGGGCGACTACCGCGAGTGGTGGACCCAGCTCGACGCCTACCGGACGACCTATCCGCTGGGCTACGAGGAGTTCGAGGACGGTTCCCTCGCTCCCCAGTACGTCATGGAGCGGCTGGGTGCGATCGTCGGACCGGACGCCGTCTACACCGCGGGCGTCGGCCAGCACCAGATGTGGGCCGCCCAGTTCATCGGCTACGAGAACCCCGGCAGCTTCATCAACTCCGGCGGGGCCGGCACGATGGGCTTCGCGCTCCCGGCCGCCATGGGTGCCAAGATGGGCCGCCCCGACGCCACCGTCTGGGCCATCGACGGTGACGGTTGCTTCCAGATGACCAACCAGGAACTCGCCACCTGCACCATCGAGGGTGTGCCGATCAAGGTCGCCGTCATCAACAACGGTAACCTCGGTATGGTCCGGCAGTGGCAGACGCTGTTCTACAACCAGCGTTACTCCAACACCAACCTGCAGACGGTCCGCCGGATCCCGGACTTCGTGAAGCTGGCCGAGGCCTACGGCTGCGTCGGCCTGCGGTGCGAACGTCCCGAGGATGTGGACGCGACCATCCAGAAGGCGATGGAGATCAACGACGTGCCCGTCGTGATCGACTTCGTGGTTCACCAGGACGCCATGGTCTGGCCGATGGTGGCGGCCGGGACCAGCAACGACGAGATCAAGTTCGCGCGCGACATGGCGCCGACCTGGGACGGCGAGGACCAGCTGTGA